A stretch of Bombina bombina isolate aBomBom1 chromosome 2, aBomBom1.pri, whole genome shotgun sequence DNA encodes these proteins:
- the LOC128647355 gene encoding uncharacterized protein LOC128647355 translates to MITPAVTHSTMIAVTHRITPAVTHRITPGVTHIITPAVTHTITPAVTHSTMPAVTQRITPAVTHRITLAVTSSTMLAVNLSITLAIIHNNIPAVTFSSTPAVTFSTTPGVTFSTTPAVTFSTTPAVTFSTTPAVTFSTTPAVTFSTTPAVTFSTTPAVTFSTTPAVTFSTTPAVTFSTTPAVTFSTTPAVTFSSTPAVTFSTTPAVTFSTTPAVTFSTTPAVTFSSTPAVTFSSTPAVTFSTTPEVTFSTTPAVTFSTTPAVTFSTTPAVTFSTTPAVTFSTTPAVTFSTTPAVTFSGIPAVTFSSIPAVTFSTTPAVTFSTTPAVTFSTTPAVTFSTTPAVTFSTTPAVTFSTTPAVTFSNAPAVTFSTAQAVTFSGIPAVTFSTTPAVTFSTTPAVTFSTTPAVTFSTAPAVTFSTAPAVTFSTAPAVTFSNAPAVTFSTTQAVTFSSTPAVTFSSTPAVTFSSTPAVTFSSTPAVTFSTTPAVTFSSTPAVTFSTTPAVT, encoded by the coding sequence ATGATTACACCAGCAGTTACCCACAGTACTATGATAGCAGTTACCCACAGAATTACGCCAGCAGTTACCCACAGAATTACACCAGGAGTTACCCACATAATTACACCAGCAGTTACCCACACTATAACACCAGCAGTTACCCACAGTACTATGCCAGCAGTAACTCAAAGAATTACACCAGCAGTTACCCACAGAATTACACTAGCAGTTACCTCCAGTACTATGCTAGCAGTTAACTTAAGTATTACCCTAGCAATTATCCATAATAATATCCCAGCAGTTACATTCAGTAGTACCCCAGCTGTTACATTCAGTACTACCCCAGGAGTTACATTCAGCACTACCCCAGCAGTTACATTCAGTACTACCCCAGCAGTTACATTCAGTACTACCCCAGCAGTTACATTCAGTACTACCCCAGCAGTTACATTCAGCACTACCCCAGCAGTTACATTCAGCACTACCCCAGCAGTTACATTCAGCACTACCCCAGCAGTTACATTCAGCACTACCCCAGCAGTTACATTCAGCACTACCCCAGCAGTTACATTCAGCACTACCCCAGCAGTTACATTCAGCAGTACCCCAGCAGTTACATTCAGCACTACCCCAGCAGTTACATTCAGCACTACCCCAGCAGTTACATTCAGCACTACCCCAGCAGTTACATTCAGCAGTACCCCAGCAGTTACATTCAGTAGTACCCCAGCAGTTACATTCAGTACTACCCCAGAAGTTACATTCAGTACTACCCCAGCAGTTACATTCAGTACTACCCCAGCAGTTACATTCAGTACTACCCCAGCAGTTACATTCAGTACTACCCCAGCAGTTACATTCAGTACTACCCCAGCAGTTACATTCAGTACTACCCCAGCAGTTACATTCAGCGGTATCCCAGCAGTTACATTCAGTAGTATCCCAGCAGTTACATTCAGTACTACCCCAGCAGTTACATTCAGTACCACCCCAGCAGTTACATTCAGTACTACCCCAGCAGTTACATTCAGTACTACCCCAGCAGTTACATTCAGTACTACCCCAGCAGTTACATTCAGTACTACCCCAGCAGTTACATTCAGTAATGCCCCAGCAGTTACATTCAGTACTGCCCAAGCAGTTACATTCAGTGGTATCCCAGCAGTTACATTCAGTACTACCCCAGCAGTTACATTCAGTACTACCCCAGCAGTTACATTCAGTACTACCCCAGCAGTTACATTCAGTACTGCCCCAGCAGTTACATTCAGTACTGCCCCAGCAGTTACATTCAGTACTGCCCCAGCAGTTACATTCAGTAATGCCCCAGCAGTTACATTCAGTACTACCCAAGCAGTTACATTCAGTAGTACCCCAGCAGTTACATTCAGTAGTACCCCAGCAGTTACATTCAGTAGTACCCCAGCAGTTACATTCAGTAGTACCCCAGCAGTTACATTCAGTACTACCCCAGCAGTTACATTCAGTAGTACCCCAGCAGTTACATTCAGTACTACCCCAGCAGTTACATGA